Proteins encoded by one window of Bubalus kerabau isolate K-KA32 ecotype Philippines breed swamp buffalo chromosome 22, PCC_UOA_SB_1v2, whole genome shotgun sequence:
- the NKX1-2 gene encoding NK1 transcription factor-related protein 2 gives MLAWQDGGAKAAPSHHKISFSVLDILDPQKFTRAALPAVRPAPREAKKSLAEAEARKDASRDPVPQREAPDAAGHGAGLASPLEGSEAEEAEEEEEDVEDARRRRGERAAHLQAGLTLSPEARAAASAAGESGGGGLAGSPGSPRPRRRRAEPSSSKPRRARTAFTYEQLVALENKFRATRYLSVCERLNLALSLSLTETQVKIWFQNRRTKWKKQNPGAEGAAQAGGGAPQPGTAAASGGAGGSPGPPGPGAHPFQTFPSYSAANVLFPAAASFPLTAAGGSFTPFLGHSYLTPFYAPHL, from the exons ATGCTGGCATGGCAGGACGGCGGGGCCAAGgcggctccctctcaccacaagATCTCCTTCTCGGTTCTGGATATCTTGGACCCGCAGAAATTCACCCGCGCTGCGCTCCCAGCCGTGCGTCCGGCTCCCCGGGAAGCCAAGAAAAGTTTGGCAGAGGCCGAAGCAAGGAAGGACGCCAGCCGGGACCCGGTACCACAGCGAGAGGCGCCTG atGCTGCGGGCCACGGCGCCGGCTTGGCGTCCCCCCTGGAGGGGTCGGAGGCGGAGGAGgcggaagaggaggaagaggacgtGGAGGAcgcgcggcggcggcgcggggagCGGGCTGCGCACCTGCAGGCGGGCCTGACACTATCCCCCGAGGCCCGGGCCGCGGCGTCGGCGGCGGGGGAGAGCGGCGGGGGCGGCCTCGCGGGCTCCCCCGGCTCCCCGCGGCCCAGGCGCCGGCGCGCGGAGCCCAGCAGCTCCAAGCCGCGGCGCGCGCGCACCGCCTTCACCTACGAGCAGCTGGTGGCTCTGGAGAACAAGTTCCGGGCCACGCGCTACCTGTCCGTGTGCGAGCGCCTGAACCTCGCGCTCTCGCTCAGCCTCACTGAGACGCAGGTCAAAATTTGGTTCCAGAACCGCAGGACCAAGTGGAAGAAGCAGAACCCCGGCGCCGAAGGTGCGGCGCAGGCGGGAGGTGGCGCGCCCCAGCCCGGGACTGCGGCGGCGAGCGGTGGCGCGGGGGGCAGCCCAGGTCCGCCGGGCCCGGGCGCGCATCCTTTCCAGACTTTCCCCTCCTACTCGGCGGCCAATGTCCTCTTCCCGGCCGCCGCCTCCTTCCCTCTGACGGCCGCCGGGGGCTCCTTCACGCCCTTCCTCGGGCACTCCTACCTGACCCCTTTCTACGCCCCGCATCTATGA